The Pelobates fuscus isolate aPelFus1 chromosome 2, aPelFus1.pri, whole genome shotgun sequence genome has a segment encoding these proteins:
- the LOC134586855 gene encoding fetuin-B-like, with translation MSSKKGIDSYNRTISFIFHTLLLRRMKLTILLLVCIQVLGSNAAKKQTHVSKLTALPCNDPGAEAAADLSLSQLNANRRQGAVFGLKRIVNVQEQYEEETGFVYYLTLEVLETECHVLSRKDWKDCAPKARNQAAFGQCKFIFHLNKPQRIAQLYNYDCTLTPVARGSEGCHGCPAPIALNDSRFQDIANKAIEKFNTKSNYNAYFSIGNITKATAQVIAGIAYHVEFTIQETTCNKSVSTENLALCSPLDCEFAHTGYCKGRALAHWSRPNDPYLSVTCKVFEPEDAIIEEQQHQDGHTDPKPEKDAGKRQPGKKEEKKEEKQGKKPGKSNHDHDENDDHEHDHQHLHPYEHHHPQVGQRRPSKSEKPEGTITYVGTEEEPKDKKDKKDKNNPGKSKPEKEKGPKGDKTQPKASKSFIQPFPEQASPSAQCPGEVKTYVPPVAPVDSTALPF, from the exons ATGTCCTCTAAGAAGGGAATTGACAGTTATAACAGGACAATAAGCTTCATATTCCATACCCTTCTTCTTAGAAGGATGAAGCTTACAATTTTATTACTAGTATGTATTCAGGTACTCGGCTCTAATGCTGCCAAAAAACAAACCCATGTGTCTAAGCTTACAGCCCTTCCTTGCAATGACCCTGGAGCAGAAGCAGCTGCGGATTTGTCCCTGAGTCAGCTAAATGCCAACCGCAGACAGGGTGCTGTGTTTGGACTGAAGAGGATTGTCAATGTGCAAGAACAATAtgag GAGGAGACTGGTTTTGTGTATTACCTGACCTTGGAAGTGTTGGAGACAGAATGCCATGTACTGAGTCGAAAAGACTGGAAAGACTGTGCGCCTAAAGCCCGCAATCAAGCT gCATTTGGACAATGCAAATTTATTTTCCATCTTAACAAACCGCAGAGAATAGCTCAATTATACAACTACGACTGTACCCTGACACCAG TTGCTCGAGGTTCTGAAGGCTGCCATGGCTGTCCTGCACCTATTGCTTTGAATGACTCTAGATTTCAGGATATTGCAAACAAGGCCATTGAGAAATTTAACACGAAGAGCAACTACAATGCATATTTTTCAATTGGTAATATCACAAAAGCCACAGCTCAG GTGATTGCTGGAATTGCATATCATGTTGAGTTTACAATTCAAGAAACAACCTGCAACAAATCAGTATCGACTGAAAACTTGGCTCTCTGCTCACCTTTAGattgtgaatttgca CACACCGGCTACTGCAAAGGTCGGGCATTAGCACATTGGAGTAGACCAAATGATCCATATCTGTCAGTGACCTGCAAAGTATTTGAGCCAGAG GATGCTATTATTGAAGAGCAACAACATCAGGATGGCCATACTGATCCAAAACCTGAGAAAGATGCTGGAAAACGTCAACCTGGTAAGAAGGAAGAAAAGAAGGAAGAAAAACAAGGGAAGAAACCAGGGAAATCTAATCATGATCATGATGAAAATGATGATCATGAACATGACCACCAGCATCTCCACCCCTATGAACATCATCACCCTCAAGTGGGGCAAAGACGCCCATCAAAATCTGAAAAACCTGAAGGCACAATTACATATGTAGGTACTGAAGAAGAGCCCAAAGACAAGAAAGACAAGAAAGACAAAAATAATCCTGGCAAATCCAAGCCAGAAAAAGAAAAGGGCCCTAAAGGAGACAAAACACAACCTAAAGCATCCAAGTCATTTATTCAACCGTTTCCTGAACAAGCTTCACCATCTGCTCAGTGCCCAGGAGAAGTCAAGACCTATGTTCCACCTGTTGCCCCAGTGGACTCAACAGCACTTCctttttaa